CTATATGGAGAGAAATGGTATAGGGAGACTTGAAAAGAAAAAGCCGTCGCACTAAGAGGGTACGACGGTAAAAGAATGTAGAACTCTTGATAAGGCTTAAATCATCAAGATAGGGCTATTATGTCACAAAACCCATGATTATCAATAAAATTGATAGGTAATTATGTATGAATAAGTAAATCTTTATTGCTCTAGCCGCAGGCGGTTCAGCGAGGGCTTAACTGGATATCAATACATAAGTGCCATCAATGGTGTGATATCGGTTGAATAATTTACATGTATATCTAATGAACGTATAATCGCCCCGCATAAAGTTACTTTATGCTTTTAATTCGATTGGTATATCGTGGTCGATAGTTATTATTTTCAACAGTGAGGTTGGAAGTATTTTGGAAAACGGTAAGGATAAATGCAACCTAATAGTTATGAGCCTGAGTTCCTAGCCCATAGAATAAAAACCCTCAGAGAGTTTCGTGGTAAAACACAAGTTCAAGTTGCAAAATGTATTAATGTATCAAGAAGAACTTATATAGACATCGAGTCTAATAAAGCAGACATAAAATTATCAACTCTTTACCGTATTTGTGATTGTCTAAAATGTGAGGTCGCCGATCTGTTAGGCATCCAAAGCAAAGATAAAGGTATGGGTGAGAGAATTATTGAAATTTTTGAGAGCAATGGACTCATGGTCGTGAATATCCCCGAGGTGTAACCAGGCTGCTCCCAAAAAATAATATGTGTTCATAGGCAGTTTGATGCGTTGTACAGTAACGAACTGCTTATTTATGCCCTCCTTCCTGCGCACTGACTATTTTCAATCCACCTTCTGCTAGCATTTTCAGTATGTTATCGCCTAGAGTCAGTGGCTGACATTGCTCATGCATCAAATCACAAACGCGACAACCAAGGCAGTCAGCAATCCGTAACAGAGTTTTGACTTTAAGCGACGTTTTGTTTGATTCGATATCAAGTATCGTTTTTCTCGATACATTAATAGCTTCCGCAAGCTTTGACTGGGTTAACCCCTTAATTTCCCTGTGCTGTTTAATATTAAATGCGATTACTTCACAGTAGTAATCATAAGATAACATTTAAATTGTCCTTGCTATATGCGGGTGCTGACAAATTATAAAATTCCGCAGGATTCATTAATTATATTATTTATGAGGTATATTATAAATCTTAGTGTGTTTATGTATACAAGATGTTGGCTGTTAAGACTTTTGTCTGGTAGGAAATGTTGGTGATATATCTCAATGTTCATTTTCAATCACATCGAGTTGCATTATTTGCACTGTTGTTTAATACACCGTATTTTTATTTATTATCGAGAGATATAAAATCCCCACTACTTTCTAGGTGGGGATTATCAACATCACATTGGGAGGAACTTAGTCCCGAATGTTTTTCTCGTTTTAGCCGTTGGCAAAGTGCTGCAGAGGTATACGCTCAGCCAGTAGCTTGATGTAGAGGCGGTGACCAATGATACCGCCTACCAAACCGGCTATCGCAGCGGCAACAGTGGCCATCAGCAAAGTATGAGGCTCGTTAAAGGCGATGGACGCCAATAGGCCAGGAATGGGGGCGGCACTACCGGGGGCATCATTGATGATACCGAAGTAGGCGGCGATGACCCCGGCCAAGGCTCCACCAATAAAGTTGGACATAAAGATAGGAACCGGGTTTCTGGTCACGATGTGGGCCTGGGTAAGCGGCTCCAGCATCACGCTGATGGTGTTGCTCGACTTGCCCAGTTTGAGCGAGTGGAAAATATAACCATTGGTGAACGAGCCACCGACGCAGGCAATGGCCGCAATCCCCATCGGTAATCCCGTTAGCCCCAGCATCGCAGTCAATGCCATCGAGCTCAGCGGTGACGTGCACACCATTTTAATCAGGCCTCCGAGCAAGAAGCCCATAGCAATAGGCGATAGCAACGTGGCTTCGGTGATCATGCTGGCCAGAGTGCCCATCAAAACTTCCAGCCCCGGGCTGATAAAAATGCCGACCAAGCGGGCTAATGGTGCCAGCGTGAGTACCCCTAGGATCACATCCACCCCTTCAGGCAAATACTTCTTGAACAGCGGGGTGGCAAAAGAGAACAGATAGCCGACGATGAATCCTTCTAGAATGCCGAGGTTAGCCATCGCAAGACCCGTAACGATGGCATAGACCGGTTGCACCCCCATGCGAAGCATGACCAGTGTTGCCGCGGCTATCCCGCCCATTGCGCCAACCATATTGCCAAACTCAGCAAGATAGCCGATTCCAAGCAGGTTACCCATGACGTATTTATGAATAGCTTCAACCAGAAAAGTGGCGATAGCGGCATCGGCAAGCCCACTCATTGCGGCACTGCCGTTTGGAGCCTTGAAACTAAACAGCGAAAAAAGGCACAGCGCGCCGAGCAGGGCGACGACACCCATTAAGATTTCCATAATCATTCCTTGTCATTTAGTACTGTTAATGGAGAGGGGGAATAGAAATCAATAGGGGCTCCCGGATCGGGAATTGAAAGCAATTGGTGGTGCTTGGGAGGGGGAAAAAACTTGCTGAACAGACTGTTAGCAAAAATTTGAAATCAGGGATGAGTACCTGATAGGGGGAGCAGTCGAATAATATGCTTCATGAGCGGTTCTCGGTGGTCGCATTGACTTGACAAAACAGTAGCATATGGAGCTGGTTGGTTTGGTGAGCAACATCATGTTCTTCTGGTTATCGCGAAATAACCAGGTGTTTTCTCCTGTTGGGCTCTGTTTGGTGGTGGACAATCATGAAGTTGGCTTAGGCCGCATAATTCAATGAAATATTTCTGGCATACACGTGACTGGTGTGGTACTTTTCAGCGCAATCTCAGGACGACATTTCTGAGGCACACTGTACTAAGCGGTATTCAGGCTGATTGCCTCTTGGTACGCCGTAGGTACTAACCTGATTAGGGTTAGTAGAAGGGCATTGATAGCGCAGTCCTGTAACAGCAATGCAGGCGCATATTGAAGGAACCCAACTGTGAATAATTTTACTCTTACTACTCTAATCAGCTTTGTCTTACCCAATTGCAGTATTATTACTGAGCCTTGATCTTTCCGATCACATTCACTGGTTTTTAACTTTCTGATCACATGCTGTCATTTTGACTGGCGTTGAGGCGAATTTTGTCTTGGTAATCAGTTGGTTTTCGGTCACGCCGAGAGCGCAAGCAATCGGTAGTTTATAGTCAATGCATCTTTGCTAGATGCAGCTACACCGAACCTTGAAATTTTCTCCAGTTCACATCAATCACACCACCATTACTTGGGGGTGTTTTTAGTGCTGAACAAAAATTGTTTCTGAGTCTTGTATCAATGGAGAAGGCGACAAGGGGTGTGGTGTTTCAAATGGAAAAGAACATGAGTAATGTGTTTGACCTTGATGAGCTAAAACTCGCTTCAAATGTACCTGTTGTACATGATGTTTATGATTTAACACCTGATGAGTTGCTGCTTAGTCAAGAGCATTATGAATCCGAAGTGCGATCGTATCCACGTCGTTTACCTCTGGCTATTGCCAAGGCTTCTGGTGCGCTGGTCGAAGACAGCCGTGGCCAATTGTTTCTGGACTGCCTCGCCGGTGCCGGTACGTTGGCGATGGGGTATAACCACCCTGAAATTAACCAGGCAATTGTTGACCAGTTGCAAGCTGGCCTGCCATACCAGACATTGGATATCACTACGCCAGTTAAAGACAAATTCATCAAGGAGCTTATGAGCTTCTTGCCTGATGAGTTTGCCAAGAATGCGCGTATTCAGTTCTGTGGCCCATCTGGCGCTGATGCTGTTGAAGCAGCAATCAAGCTTGCCAAGCAAACCACAGGCCGTAACACCATGGCAGCTTTCCACGGTGCTTACCATGGTATGACAAACGGCACCATGGCCATGATGGGTAACCTTAATACCAAAGCCCGTCGTCAAGGCCTGATGGCTGATGTTCATTTCCTACCTTTCCCATACAGCCTGCGCTGCCCGTTTGGCATGCACGGTGAAGAAGGGGCCAAGCAGACGCTTCGCTACATCGAACGTATGCTAAATGATGACGAGAGTGGCGTGCAGAAGCCGGCGGCAATCATTGTTGAGCCGGTTCAAGGTGAAGGTGGTGTGATCCCTGCGCCAGCATTCTGGCTGCGTGAGCTTCGCCGTATTACCCAAGAGCACGGCATCCTGCTGATCTTTGATGAGATCCAGTGCGGTATTGGTAAGACTGGCTCGAATTTTGCGTTTGAAGAGTCAGGCATTACCCCTGACATTTTGTGCCTGTCCAAAGCGGTAGGCGGCGGTTTGCCAATGTCGGTGCTTATCTTTGATAAGTCTATCGATACTTGGAAGCCAGGCGAGCATACGGGAACATTCCGTGGTAACCAGTTGGCGATGGCAACGGGTGCAAAGGCACTTGAAATTATCCGTCGTGATAACCTGGTCGAGCACGCGAAGAAAGCAGGCCAATACTTGCGTGAAGGTCTGGAGCGTATTGCTCAGTACACTGACTGTATTGCCGAAGTTCGCGGCAAGGGTTTGATGCTGGGTATCGAGATCTGTAAGCCAGATGGTTCTAAGAACAAATTTGGCGAGCCGGAAGCGGCACCAGAACTGACTATCGCGA
This Photobacterium gaetbulicola Gung47 DNA region includes the following protein-coding sequences:
- a CDS encoding regulatory protein PfoR (COG1299): MEILMGVVALLGALCLFSLFSFKAPNGSAAMSGLADAAIATFLVEAIHKYVMGNLLGIGYLAEFGNMVGAMGGIAAATLVMLRMGVQPVYAIVTGLAMANLGILEGFIVGYLFSFATPLFKKYLPEGVDVILGVLTLAPLARLVGIFISPGLEVLMGTLASMITEATLLSPIAMGFLLGGLIKMVCTSPLSSMALTAMLGLTGLPMGIAAIACVGGSFTNGYIFHSLKLGKSSNTISVMLEPLTQAHIVTRNPVPIFMSNFIGGALAGVIAAYFGIINDAPGSAAPIPGLLASIAFNEPHTLLMATVAAAIAGLVGGIIGHRLYIKLLAERIPLQHFANG